The following coding sequences are from one Methanosarcina sp. WWM596 window:
- a CDS encoding ABC transporter ATP-binding protein, which translates to MGEVDFAALAGIDLEIYEGEFLVVLGPSGSGKSTLMNLLGCLDIPSKGTVFLDSRDISRLDESELARIRGQMIGFIFQSFNLIPTLNTLENVLLPLEFQEENPQKAKKRGEYLLEVVGLSDKKRNLPSQLSGGQRQRVAIARSLAVNPPIILADEPTGNLDSKTGDYILDFLAKLHEKEGKTIIIVTHDLDLVKHATRVVYLRDGKIEKIEHVNRTC; encoded by the coding sequence ATGGGAGAAGTTGATTTTGCAGCTCTCGCGGGAATCGACCTTGAGATCTACGAGGGAGAGTTCCTGGTTGTTCTGGGTCCCAGCGGAAGTGGAAAAAGTACACTGATGAACCTACTGGGCTGCCTGGACATCCCTTCAAAGGGAACTGTCTTTCTAGACTCAAGGGACATTTCCAGACTTGACGAATCCGAACTGGCCCGCATAAGAGGACAGATGATAGGGTTCATTTTCCAGAGTTTTAACCTGATCCCAACACTGAACACGCTGGAAAACGTCCTTTTGCCCCTGGAATTTCAGGAAGAAAACCCTCAAAAGGCAAAGAAAAGGGGAGAATACCTGCTCGAAGTTGTAGGGCTTTCGGATAAGAAAAGAAACCTCCCCTCCCAGCTCTCAGGCGGACAGAGGCAGAGAGTTGCAATTGCCCGTTCCCTTGCCGTTAATCCCCCTATAATCCTCGCAGATGAGCCTACCGGAAACCTGGACAGCAAAACCGGGGACTACATTCTGGATTTTCTGGCAAAATTACATGAAAAGGAAGGAAAGACAATTATCATTGTCACCCACGACCTGGACCTTGTAAAACACGCGACAAGAGTCGTGTATCTCAGAGACGGAAAGATAGAAAAAATCGAACATGTTAATCGAACATGTTAA
- a CDS encoding class I SAM-dependent methyltransferase: METVFKKSKFSWEDYFSDKTKDEHRFSTEESLAKEAKEKLFHLNGRKTLLDFGCGAGDLLIYYAPYYEKIVGVDFSSSMLFEAEKKVRHHKYKNVDLILADNRTVWEKLDTKFDQITVAGVVQYLTPEQVDDFILNASAYLNEDGKISFFDIIDPKLYSLWKIGWFSQNFIHRDIFLRACTSCLKKISAFLENRPADTIGNSYSPQIIEKIARKNGFQMEYAKSMYYEYRYHAILSKIS, from the coding sequence ATGGAAACAGTGTTTAAAAAATCAAAATTCTCCTGGGAAGATTATTTTTCAGATAAAACGAAAGATGAGCACAGGTTTTCAACTGAAGAATCCCTTGCTAAAGAAGCAAAAGAGAAGCTATTCCACCTTAACGGAAGGAAAACTCTTCTTGACTTCGGTTGCGGGGCAGGGGACCTCCTCATATATTATGCCCCATACTATGAAAAAATAGTAGGGGTTGATTTCTCCAGCTCCATGCTCTTTGAAGCCGAAAAAAAGGTCCGGCATCATAAATATAAAAATGTGGATCTGATCCTTGCGGATAACAGAACAGTATGGGAGAAGTTAGACACAAAATTTGACCAGATAACTGTAGCAGGCGTGGTGCAGTACCTGACCCCGGAACAGGTTGACGATTTCATCCTCAATGCATCCGCATATCTGAATGAGGACGGAAAAATATCTTTCTTTGACATAATTGATCCCAAGCTATATTCTTTGTGGAAAATAGGCTGGTTCTCACAGAATTTCATACACCGGGATATATTTCTCAGAGCATGTACCAGCTGCTTAAAAAAGATCTCAGCTTTTTTGGAAAATAGACCGGCTGACACAATAGGGAATTCGTACAGCCCACAAATTATTGAAAAAATTGCCAGAAAAAACGGCTTCCAGATGGAGTATGCGAAATCAATGTATTATGAATACAGGTATCATGCAATACTCTCTAAGATTTCATAA